One genomic window of Glycine max cultivar Williams 82 chromosome 16, Glycine_max_v4.0, whole genome shotgun sequence includes the following:
- the LOC100793125 gene encoding outer mitochondrial transmembrane helix translocase yields MSTITSKWFGEDEKNVRALFTLAAKVAPTIIFVDEVDSMLGQRTRVGEHEAMRKIKNEFMTHWDGLLTGPNEQILVLAATNRPFDLDEAIIRRFERRILVGLPSVENREMILKTLLAKEKHENLDFKELATMTEGYTGSDLKNLCITAAYRPVRELIQQERMKDIDTDFTRGYE; encoded by the exons ATGTCAACCATCACATCAAAATGGTTTGGAGAGGATGAAAAGAATGTCCGAGCTCTGTTCACACTGGCAGCTAAGGTTGCCCCAACAATTATCTTTGTTGACGAGGTTGACAGCATGCTTGGACAGAGGACTAGAGTAGGAGAGCATGAGGCTATGAGgaagattaaaaatgaattcaTGACACACTGGGATGGGCTATTAACAGGACCTAATGAGCAAATTTTGGTTCTTGCAGCAACCAACAGGCCATTTGACCTTGATGAAGCTATCATAAGACGGTTTGAGAGAAG GATCTTGGTTGGTCTTCCATCTGTTGAGAACAGGGAAATGATCTTGAAGACTCTTTTGGctaaagaaaaacatgaaaacttAGACTTCAAAGAGCTGGCAACCATGACAGAAGGATATACTGGAAGTGATCTTAAG AATTTGTGCATCACTGCGGCTTATCGACCTGTTAGAGAGCTAATACAGCAGGAGAGAATGAAGGACATTGATACGGATTTCACCAGGGGGTACGAATGA